TATAGTCTTGCCCGAATTCGAAGAAAGAGTCCTTTTCTTCAAGCGTCCCATTTTTTTGAAGATCATGTCTTAATTCCTTGAGGTGTCCTGGTATTGTCGGCACCGTTTCCTTGACGGCTTGAGAACCCGCCAGCACAGTGAACCCGCTTGATCCCTCGAACCCTCTCGCTTCGACGCCCTTCCCGCTCAGGTGCAGGATGTTGGTGATGTCACTTGGTTTGTCCGGTTTCTCAAAGAAACGAATACCCATCACCGGCAGGCATAACAGCATATCTCGAAGATACGACTCCGCGTCGGCCTCATCAGCTTGATCAAGGGTAGGAACCTTGGGCACTGCGACGCCTGCCAATTCGCAACGTTTGGCTTCATCTGCCAAGCGTACCAATCGTGCCTCCAGATACCGGATGTTTGCTTTGTCGAGGAACTTGTCCTTGCTGAAAAACACCACGCAGTGGGTCCAGAAATCCTTGTTGTTATTATGGTGGTTTAGACGCGTCTTCAGGCTGTCGCTCTCACCAATGTAAACTCTGGGCAAGTATCCTTGCGGCACGTATTCCCACAGTATGTAAACACCAGTGTTTTCCAGCTCATCCAACTCGCGAACATCCTCGTAGATCGCCCGGGGAAATACAATCCCCTGGCCTGTCCATAGGGGTTTCGTGATGAAACGCAATCCCTCAGGATCGCCTGACGGAAAGAATATGCGTAGTGAGAAAGCGTCTTTATCAATCATTGACATTGTCCCCATGTATGAGAGGGATGGTTCGAAATAACCCGCCACTAGACGTTGCCAGGAGGTTATGATATCTTAAATCAACCCGCCGTGTCAACCCGCCTCCAGCACGCTAACGCCCGGCAGCACCTTGCCCTCCAGCATCTCAAGCGAAGCACCGCCACCCGTGGATACGTGGCTCATGCGCCCCGCGAGACGGAGCGCGTTGACAGCCGCCGCCGTATCGCCGCCCCCGATGATGGACACGGATCCCCGGCCGGTTACCTCCACGATGGCCTGGGCGACCTCCCGCGTGCCCCCCGCGAATGCCTCGATCTCGAAGACGCCCATGGGGCCGTTCCACAGGATGGTACCCACTTCACCTATGACCTCGGCAAACTGACGCCGGGTTTCCGGTCCGATATCGAGGCCCATCGATCCGTCAGGGATCTGGTCGACCTGCAGCGCATTCGCACTGGCGTCGATGGAGTCGGCGACCACATGATCCACCGGGAGCAAAACGGGTTTATCAAGGTCGGTCGCCCGTTCAAGGATCTCGGCCGCGAAATCCAGTCGATCCTCCTCTAACAGGCTTCTTCCGATGGCCTCGCCCCGGCTGGCGAGAAAAGTATAAGCCATGCCGCCCCCGATGATCAGGGCGTCGGCGATCTCGATGAACCGGCGCGTCGCTTCGATCTTGTCCGACACCTTGGCGCCACCGAGAACAACGATCAGCTTCCCTTTCGGGTTTTCAATCGCTCCCGATAGGTAATCCAGTTCCTTCTGCATGAGGAAACCGGCCGCGCGTTCGGGAAGTAGCCGCGCAACGCCCTCGGTGGATGCATGGGCCCGGTGGGCCGTTCCGAAGGCGTCGTTCACGAAGACCTCCCCCAGCGCAGCCAGTTCGCGTGCGAAGTCCAGATCGTTCCGGGTCTCCCCGTCATTGAACCGGACGTTCTCCAGCAGGAGGCATTCGCCGTTCGCCAGGTCTGCTGCGGCACGTTCCGCGACCGGCCCGACGGTTTCCCGCACGTAGCCGACCGATTGGTCCAGGTGTTCGGACAACCGGTCCGCCACCGGCCGTACCCGCAGGTTCTCCGTAATTCCTTTCGGCCGTCCCAGATGGGTCATCAGGATGGCCCGGCCACCCTGGTCCAGGATATGCCGCAACGTAGGAAGCGACGCCCGGATGCGCGTATCGTCGGTGATGTTGCCCGCTTCGTCGAGCGGCACGTTGTAATCCATGCGTAGGAGTACGCGCCGGCCGCGCAGTTCGAGGTCGGTGAGGGGGCGGACGCTCATGGGCAGGACCCATCAAAGGCCTTGCTGGACAGGCAGTAACGTGAGATGGTAGAGTGAATGCTCACGGTCATTTTCTCGGTGATGTAGTGCATTTTCTACTTTACTTAGTTGATCGCGCGGGTTATATACAGGGTTTCAACCGGAATTTGGTACAAGTGCGAATAACGGACTATCCTCTCTTTTTCCTCCTTCAAGAAACCGTGTCTGTTATTGCGAATCAACGGTATTCCAGTACTCCGGTTTGAATTGAGAAACTGGAAAACGCGTTCCCATATTCGATTTTCGCAACCGA
The Gemmatimonadota bacterium DNA segment above includes these coding regions:
- a CDS encoding phosphoglycerate kinase, which translates into the protein MSVRPLTDLELRGRRVLLRMDYNVPLDEAGNITDDTRIRASLPTLRHILDQGGRAILMTHLGRPKGITENLRVRPVADRLSEHLDQSVGYVRETVGPVAERAAADLANGECLLLENVRFNDGETRNDLDFARELAALGEVFVNDAFGTAHRAHASTEGVARLLPERAAGFLMQKELDYLSGAIENPKGKLIVVLGGAKVSDKIEATRRFIEIADALIIGGGMAYTFLASRGEAIGRSLLEEDRLDFAAEILERATDLDKPVLLPVDHVVADSIDASANALQVDQIPDGSMGLDIGPETRRQFAEVIGEVGTILWNGPMGVFEIEAFAGGTREVAQAIVEVTGRGSVSIIGGGDTAAAVNALRLAGRMSHVSTGGGASLEMLEGKVLPGVSVLEAG
- a CDS encoding GIY-YIG nuclease family protein, translating into MIDKDAFSLRIFFPSGDPEGLRFITKPLWTGQGIVFPRAIYEDVRELDELENTGVYILWEYVPQGYLPRVYIGESDSLKTRLNHHNNNKDFWTHCVVFFSKDKFLDKANIRYLEARLVRLADEAKRCELAGVAVPKVPTLDQADEADAESYLRDMLLCLPVMGIRFFEKPDKPSDITNILHLSGKGVEARGFEGSSGFTVLAGSQAVKETVPTIPGHLKELRHDLQKNGTLEEKDSFFEFGQDYTFGSSSAAAGFVLGGAVSGPKAWKKKRSR